Proteins encoded within one genomic window of Gadus macrocephalus chromosome 16, ASM3116895v1:
- the pde9ac gene encoding high affinity cGMP-specific 3',5'-cyclic phosphodiesterase 9A isoform X2: MGSSPSSYAPKTIYLNVDGKIQKVVFSRHCSPCDIKELLCSSSNIPRNSAIMMVDPEGAMVSIDPTMPPNSPNTLYKVVPLSTGQLGEKEDMFQNVLSQVAEQFSRAFRINELKTEVTNRLAMLEKRVELEGLKVVEIEKCKNDLKKLRDEMTSRVGGRVNCPCKYNFSDDGKKLTPRRDVPSYPKYTLSQETIEALKKPTFDVWHWEHNEMLSCLEYMYHDLGLVREFNMNPITLKRWLLGIQENYRSNPFHNFRHCFCVSQMMYGMIHLCNLQEKLTLTDMGILMTAAVCHDLDHPGYNNTYQINARTELAVRYNDISPLENHHCAVAFQILCLPECNIFANVDLEAFKQIRQAIITLILATDMARHGEILESFKQKVDSFDYANEEHVTCLKMVLIKCCDISNEVRPTEVAEPWVDCLLEEYFMQSDREKCEGLPVAPFMDRDKVTKPTAQIGFIKFVLIPMFETVMKLFPQIEEIMVQPLRDSRDHYEELKQIDDAMTEGSSLVIRFKTK; the protein is encoded by the exons ATGGgctccagcccctcctcctACGCCCCAAAAACCATCTACCTCAATGTGGACGGAAAGATCCAGAAG GTGGTCTTCAGTCGTCACTGCAGTCCATGTGACATCAAAGAGCTGTTGTGTTCCTCCTCCAACATCCCCAG GAACAGCGCCATCATGATGGTGGACCCAGAGGGGGCCATGGTCTCCATAGACCCCACCATGCCGCCCAACTCTCCAAA CACCTTGTACAAAGTGGTCCCTCTCTCCACTGGTCAGCTTGGAG AGAAAGAAGACATGTTTCAGAATGTGTTGTCTCAGGTGGCTGAGCAGTTTAGCAG AGCTTTCCGTATCAACGAGCTGAAGACGGAGGTGACAAACAGACTAGCTATGCTGGAGAAGAGAGTGGAAC TGGAGGGCTTGAAGGTGGTGGAGATCGAGAAGTGTAAAAACGACCTGAAGAAGTTACGAGATGAGATGACCTCACGAGTTGGGGGCAG AGTGAACTGCCCTTGCAAATACAACTTCTCAGATGATGGAAAGAAGCTGACTCCAAGACGTGATGTGCCCAGCTATCCAAAG TACACCTTGTCTCAGGAGACAATCGAGGCACTGAAGAAGCCAACCTTTGACGTCTGGCACTGGGAACATAATGAG atgctgagctgtttggagtataTGTACCACGACCTCGGGCTAGTGAGGGAATTCAACATGAACCCCATCACTCTCAAACGCTGGCTG CTGGGCATCCAAGAGAACTACCGTAGCAACCCCTTCCACAACTTCCGCCATTGCTTCTGCGTCAGCCAGATGATGTATGGGATGATCCATCTCTGCAACCTCCAG GAGAAGTTGACTCTGACCGACATGGGCATCCTCATGACGGCCGCAGTGTGCCACGACCTGGACCACCCCGGCTACAACAACAC CTACCAGATCAATGCGCGCACGGAGCTGGCGGTGCGCTACAACGACATCTCTCCCCTGGAGAACCACCACTGTGCCGTGGCCTTTCAGATCCTCTGTCTGCCCGAGTGCAACATCTTCGCCAACGTGGACCTTGAGGCGTTCAAACAGATCAGACAG GCCATCATCACCCTGATCCTGGCCACGGACATGGCGCGACATGGCGAGATCTTGGAGTCCTTCAAGCAGAAAGTGGACAGCTTCGACTACGCCAATGAGGAGCACGTCACATGC TTGAAGATGGTGTTGATCAAGTGCTGCGACATCTCCAACGAGGTGAGGCCCACGGAGGTGGCGGAGCCCTGGGTGGACTGCCTGCTGGAGGAGTACTTCATGCAG AGCGACAGGGAGAAGTGTGAGGGCCTTCCCGTCGCCCCCTTCATGGACCGGGACAAAGTCACCAAGCCCACCGCTCAGATCGGCTTCATCAAGTTCGTCCTCATCCCCATGTTTGAGACCGTCATGAAG CTCTTCCCCCAGATCGAGGAGATCATGGTGCAGCCGCTGAGGGACTCCCGCGACCACTACGAGGAGCTGAAGCAGATTGACGACGCCATGACTGAA GGATCTTCCCTTGTGATccgattcaaaaccaaataG
- the pde9ac gene encoding high affinity cGMP-specific 3',5'-cyclic phosphodiesterase 9A isoform X1 yields the protein MGSSPSSYAPKTIYLNVDGKIQKVVFSRHCSPCDIKELLCSSSNIPRNSAIMMVDPEGAMVSIDPTMPPNSPNTLYKVVPLSTGQLGEKEDMFQNVLSQVAEQFSRAFRINELKTEVTNRLAMLEKRVELEGLKVVEIEKCKNDLKKLRDEMTSRVGGRVNCPCKYNFSDDGKKLTPRRDVPSYPKYTLSQETIEALKKPTFDVWHWEHNEMLSCLEYMYHDLGLVREFNMNPITLKRWLLGIQENYRSNPFHNFRHCFCVSQMMYGMIHLCNLQEKLTLTDMGILMTAAVCHDLDHPGYNNTYQINARTELAVRYNDISPLENHHCAVAFQILCLPECNIFANVDLEAFKQIRQAIITLILATDMARHGEILESFKQKVDSFDYANEEHVTCLKMVLIKCCDISNEVRPTEVAEPWVDCLLEEYFMQSDREKCEGLPVAPFMDRDKVTKPTAQIGFIKFVLIPMFETVMKLFPQIEEIMVQPLRDSRDHYEELKQIDDAMTEAQKKKTENMSLGGKKK from the exons ATGGgctccagcccctcctcctACGCCCCAAAAACCATCTACCTCAATGTGGACGGAAAGATCCAGAAG GTGGTCTTCAGTCGTCACTGCAGTCCATGTGACATCAAAGAGCTGTTGTGTTCCTCCTCCAACATCCCCAG GAACAGCGCCATCATGATGGTGGACCCAGAGGGGGCCATGGTCTCCATAGACCCCACCATGCCGCCCAACTCTCCAAA CACCTTGTACAAAGTGGTCCCTCTCTCCACTGGTCAGCTTGGAG AGAAAGAAGACATGTTTCAGAATGTGTTGTCTCAGGTGGCTGAGCAGTTTAGCAG AGCTTTCCGTATCAACGAGCTGAAGACGGAGGTGACAAACAGACTAGCTATGCTGGAGAAGAGAGTGGAAC TGGAGGGCTTGAAGGTGGTGGAGATCGAGAAGTGTAAAAACGACCTGAAGAAGTTACGAGATGAGATGACCTCACGAGTTGGGGGCAG AGTGAACTGCCCTTGCAAATACAACTTCTCAGATGATGGAAAGAAGCTGACTCCAAGACGTGATGTGCCCAGCTATCCAAAG TACACCTTGTCTCAGGAGACAATCGAGGCACTGAAGAAGCCAACCTTTGACGTCTGGCACTGGGAACATAATGAG atgctgagctgtttggagtataTGTACCACGACCTCGGGCTAGTGAGGGAATTCAACATGAACCCCATCACTCTCAAACGCTGGCTG CTGGGCATCCAAGAGAACTACCGTAGCAACCCCTTCCACAACTTCCGCCATTGCTTCTGCGTCAGCCAGATGATGTATGGGATGATCCATCTCTGCAACCTCCAG GAGAAGTTGACTCTGACCGACATGGGCATCCTCATGACGGCCGCAGTGTGCCACGACCTGGACCACCCCGGCTACAACAACAC CTACCAGATCAATGCGCGCACGGAGCTGGCGGTGCGCTACAACGACATCTCTCCCCTGGAGAACCACCACTGTGCCGTGGCCTTTCAGATCCTCTGTCTGCCCGAGTGCAACATCTTCGCCAACGTGGACCTTGAGGCGTTCAAACAGATCAGACAG GCCATCATCACCCTGATCCTGGCCACGGACATGGCGCGACATGGCGAGATCTTGGAGTCCTTCAAGCAGAAAGTGGACAGCTTCGACTACGCCAATGAGGAGCACGTCACATGC TTGAAGATGGTGTTGATCAAGTGCTGCGACATCTCCAACGAGGTGAGGCCCACGGAGGTGGCGGAGCCCTGGGTGGACTGCCTGCTGGAGGAGTACTTCATGCAG AGCGACAGGGAGAAGTGTGAGGGCCTTCCCGTCGCCCCCTTCATGGACCGGGACAAAGTCACCAAGCCCACCGCTCAGATCGGCTTCATCAAGTTCGTCCTCATCCCCATGTTTGAGACCGTCATGAAG CTCTTCCCCCAGATCGAGGAGATCATGGTGCAGCCGCTGAGGGACTCCCGCGACCACTACGAGGAGCTGAAGCAGATTGACGACGCCATGACTGAA GCACAGaagaaaaaaactgaaaatatgTCATTAGGCGGCAAGAAGAAGTAA
- the hepacama gene encoding hepatic and glial cell adhesion molecule a — protein MKVERKTSPRHRATGVPPLLTFLGLSLPLLFTGGVTGVNVTSQAQLVRGVVGRDALLSVSYTSTSLDQPVIKWQLKREGEKSVTVVQSIGTSIIGNLRPEYRDRILLYENGSLLIHNLQLSDEGVYEVEISITDDSFTGEHSIELTVDVPVSKPFVQMIASSVLEYSEHFSIHCAHNEGTKPIYSWMKGDNILTNDTRLLLSHDQKVLTIVRVQMADDDVYTCMVDNPISSTKSVPVRLSVYRRSSLYIILSTGGIFLLITLVTVCACWKPTKKKRRSVPQRVPVYEEPSENGHDIDVVPKPSTLGRRSPMPLYVLNEDETLERLEECSGNLHVPPDMNCAPVYISTQPPAFNASDRPLWSAPRRYPRSPAHSPMAHPLPIRPPGSSPAPLIPILSPPHSPGSSSLHAFNPIRKLRSPVGASAGQLAHRGAGSPLTTEGAHSPTLQ, from the exons ATGAAGGTGGAGAGGAAGACATCTCCACGCCACAGAGCGACAGGCGTTCCTCCGCTGCTGACGTTCCtgggcctctccctccctctgctcttCACAG GCGGGGTGACGGGGGTGAACGTGACTAGCCAGGCCCAGCTGGTGAGGGGCGTGGTGGGCAGAGACGCCCTGCTGTCCGTCAGCTACACCAGCACCAGCCTCGACCAGCCCGTCATCAAGTGGCAGCtgaagagggaaggggagaagtCGGTGACGGTGGTGCAGTCCATCGGCACCAGCATCATAGGGAACCTGCGGCCCGAGTACCGCGACCGCATCCTGCTGTACGAGAACGGCTCGCTGCTCATCcacaacctgcagctgtcggaCGAGGGCGTGTACGAGGTGGAGATCTCCATCACCGACGACAGCTTCACCGGGGAGCACTCCATCGAGCTCACCGTGGACG TTCCCGTGTCCAAACCCTTCGTCCAGATGATTGCCTCCTCGGTCCTGGAGTACAGCGAGCACTTCAGCATCCACTGTGCCCACAACGAAGGCACCAAGCCCATCTACAGTTGGATGAAGGGAGATAACATCCTGACCAATGACACGCGTCTGCTGCTATCACACGACCAAAAGGTGCTGACCATCGTGCGAGTGCAGATGGCCGACGATGACGTCTACACGTGCATGGTGGACAACCCCATCAGCAGCACCAAGAGCGTGCCCGTCAGGCTCAGCGTCTACC GACGAAGCTCGCTATACATCATCTTGTCCACCGGGGGCATCTTCCTGCTCATCACTCTGGtgactgtgtgtgcctgttggaAACCCACCAA GAAGAAACGTCGGTCGGTCCCTCAAAGAGTCCCCGTCTATGAGGAGCCAAGTGAAAATGGCCACGATA TTGATGTTGTGCCCAAACCATCCACTCTGGGTCGAAGGAGCCCTATGCCTCTCTACGTTCTCAACGAAGAT gagactctggagcGGTTAGAAGAATGTTCCGGTAACTTACACGTCCCACCAGATATGAACTGTGCCCCCGTCTACATCTCCACCCAACCCCCGGCCTTCAACGCCTCCGACAGGCCCCTGTGGTCGGCCCCTCGCAGGTACCCCCgcagccccgcccactcccccatggcccaccccctccccatcagGCCCCCCGgatcaagccccgcccccctgatCCCCATCCTATCGCCGCCCCACTCTCCGGGCTCGTCATCGCTGCACGCCTTCAACCCCATAAGGAAGCTCCGCTCCCCGGTGGGGGCCTCGGCCGGCCAGCTGGCCCACAGGGGGGCTGGGAGCCCCCTGACCACCGAGGGGGCCCACTCTCCCACCCTGCAGTGA
- the pde9ac gene encoding high affinity cGMP-specific 3',5'-cyclic phosphodiesterase 9A isoform X3: MGSSPSSYAPKTIYLNVDGKIQKVVFSRHCSPCDIKELLCSSSNIPRNSAIMMVDPEGAMVSIDPTMPPNSPNTLYKVVPLSTGQLGEKEDMFQNVLSQVAEQFSRAFRINELKTEVTNRLAMLEKRVELEGLKVVEIEKCKNDLKKLRDEMTSRVGGRVNCPCKYNFSDDGKKLTPRRDVPSYPKYTLSQETIEALKKPTFDVWHWEHNEMLSCLEYMYHDLGLVREFNMNPITLKRWLLGIQENYRSNPFHNFRHCFCVSQMMYGMIHLCNLQEKLTLTDMGILMTAAVCHDLDHPGYNNTYQINARTELAVRYNDISPLENHHCAVAFQILCLPECNIFANVDLEAFKQIRQAIITLILATDMARHGEILESFKQKVDSFDYANEEHVTCLKMVLIKCCDISNEVRPTEVAEPWVDCLLEEYFMQSDREKCEGLPVAPFMDRDKVTKPTAQIGFIKFVLIPMFETVMKLFPQIEEIMVQPLRDSRDHYEELKQIDDAMTEV, translated from the exons ATGGgctccagcccctcctcctACGCCCCAAAAACCATCTACCTCAATGTGGACGGAAAGATCCAGAAG GTGGTCTTCAGTCGTCACTGCAGTCCATGTGACATCAAAGAGCTGTTGTGTTCCTCCTCCAACATCCCCAG GAACAGCGCCATCATGATGGTGGACCCAGAGGGGGCCATGGTCTCCATAGACCCCACCATGCCGCCCAACTCTCCAAA CACCTTGTACAAAGTGGTCCCTCTCTCCACTGGTCAGCTTGGAG AGAAAGAAGACATGTTTCAGAATGTGTTGTCTCAGGTGGCTGAGCAGTTTAGCAG AGCTTTCCGTATCAACGAGCTGAAGACGGAGGTGACAAACAGACTAGCTATGCTGGAGAAGAGAGTGGAAC TGGAGGGCTTGAAGGTGGTGGAGATCGAGAAGTGTAAAAACGACCTGAAGAAGTTACGAGATGAGATGACCTCACGAGTTGGGGGCAG AGTGAACTGCCCTTGCAAATACAACTTCTCAGATGATGGAAAGAAGCTGACTCCAAGACGTGATGTGCCCAGCTATCCAAAG TACACCTTGTCTCAGGAGACAATCGAGGCACTGAAGAAGCCAACCTTTGACGTCTGGCACTGGGAACATAATGAG atgctgagctgtttggagtataTGTACCACGACCTCGGGCTAGTGAGGGAATTCAACATGAACCCCATCACTCTCAAACGCTGGCTG CTGGGCATCCAAGAGAACTACCGTAGCAACCCCTTCCACAACTTCCGCCATTGCTTCTGCGTCAGCCAGATGATGTATGGGATGATCCATCTCTGCAACCTCCAG GAGAAGTTGACTCTGACCGACATGGGCATCCTCATGACGGCCGCAGTGTGCCACGACCTGGACCACCCCGGCTACAACAACAC CTACCAGATCAATGCGCGCACGGAGCTGGCGGTGCGCTACAACGACATCTCTCCCCTGGAGAACCACCACTGTGCCGTGGCCTTTCAGATCCTCTGTCTGCCCGAGTGCAACATCTTCGCCAACGTGGACCTTGAGGCGTTCAAACAGATCAGACAG GCCATCATCACCCTGATCCTGGCCACGGACATGGCGCGACATGGCGAGATCTTGGAGTCCTTCAAGCAGAAAGTGGACAGCTTCGACTACGCCAATGAGGAGCACGTCACATGC TTGAAGATGGTGTTGATCAAGTGCTGCGACATCTCCAACGAGGTGAGGCCCACGGAGGTGGCGGAGCCCTGGGTGGACTGCCTGCTGGAGGAGTACTTCATGCAG AGCGACAGGGAGAAGTGTGAGGGCCTTCCCGTCGCCCCCTTCATGGACCGGGACAAAGTCACCAAGCCCACCGCTCAGATCGGCTTCATCAAGTTCGTCCTCATCCCCATGTTTGAGACCGTCATGAAG CTCTTCCCCCAGATCGAGGAGATCATGGTGCAGCCGCTGAGGGACTCCCGCGACCACTACGAGGAGCTGAAGCAGATTGACGACGCCATGACTGAA GTCTGA
- the LOC132474532 gene encoding uncharacterized protein LOC132474532 isoform X1: MAVPFSNTHLRVPRGFGSILEGLAREVLRNQPEDIPTYALLYFEGLLKEREESGLDPAEWAAKIEDRFYNNHSFKAIPPATDVTSNTEERSKTENQEGVQVASPHTRHPDGFTEYVQEESDDRGTVEKVKTEEELSPEESDDILQVAGVSSEDCGREKEDEEQTLFTAYDKVDQELIESDIQFSTDKDISQSELDNTSLLLSRGDSMRDVCADELQTIEHGEKPPIQEQENNLSGDEIRDTSDIDQSADAGNVRQEFPYSGLADVDVCAEELQQTDKANVVDDYHNAPSTKEEDLPGGLSLSQNQTQTPSLEDMEPQEKKTLENQELIETHPLETHELVLSTGNAGHHTKEIENTLATDAAPQEEALVEINFDDVPEVHQIVETEGQTEDGSSVLEHSEQRPESQLDEDIVGARSGHGEDGLQYSDEPTSETEGQEKEVKAEREEIDDNEAADISLKLDTSDLALSNIGYKGDLDGTILSSKATAGLTNLELKTDFDNDDETDNADASEVENQGNKDPERLNAYNETDDPPEDAIDDEKREISRGVIDDAQGQFSVMEEGLPSEFDDGNAGIKSNKSESEKGQEEVAEVMAVEENPMEMKEIALAPVEPQPEDTMEEIEDAVVMPRTSGAEDRAEEVVIDEQGQGRSNGVGEGSIESFHLGAGRTHDDVYQGDQRPPETENDVVDQGTKDEDKVTSLLYGFIPHGVFQMISLFL, from the exons ATGGCTGTACCTTTCTCCAACACACACCTACGAGTTCCTCGTGGGTTTGGCTCCATCCTGGAGGGGCTGGCGAGGGAAGTGTTGAGAAACCAGCCTGAAGACATCCCTACTTATGCCCTCCTTTACTTTGAAGGCCTTCTTAAAGAAAGAGAAG AGAGTGGCTTGGACCCTGCTGAGTGGGCGGCAAAAATCGAGGACAGATTCTACAACAACCATTCATTTAag GCTATTCCACCTGCAACAGATGTTACATCCAACACTGA agaaaggtcaaaaactgaaaatcaaGAAGGTGTTCAAGTAGCCTCACCCCACACAAGGCACCCTGATGGTTTCACTGAATATGTTCAAGAAGAGAGTGATGATCGAGGAACAGTAGAGAAGGTCAAAACTGAAGAGGAGCTCTCACCAGAAGAGTCAGATGACATACTCCAAGTTGCGGGTGTTAGCAGTGAAGATTGTGGCAGGGAAAAAGAGGATGAAGAACAAACGCTTTTCACTGCATATGATAAAGTTGATCAGGAATTGATAGAAAGTGACATCCAGTTTTCGACAGACAAAGATATCAGTCAGTCTGAATTGGATAACACTAGTTTGTTATTATCCCGAGGCGATTCCATGAGAGATGTGTGCGCTGATGAGTTACAAACAATTGAACACGGCGAAAAACCACCCATACAAGAACAAGAGAACAATTTATCAGGTGACGAGATTAGAGACACATCGGACATCGACCAAAGTGCTGATGCTGGAAATGTTAGACAGGAGTTTCCATATTCTGGGCTAGcagatgtggatgtgtgtgctgaGGAACTTCAGCAGACAGACAAAGCAAATGTGGTCGATGATTACCATAATGCACCTTCTACCAAAGAGGAAGACCTTCCTGGGGGCTTATCGCTGTCccaaaaccaaacacaaacaccttcCCTAGAAGATATGGAACCTCAGGAGAAGAAAACACTGGAGAACCAAGAACTAATTGAGACACATCCTCTAGAAACACATGAACTTGTACTTTCCACAGGAAATGCTGGTCACCATACGAAGGAAATTGAGAATACGTTAGCTACTGATGCTGCTCCTCAGGAGGAGGCCTTAGTTGAGATTAACTTTGATGATGTCCCCGAAGTTCACCAGATAGTTGAGACTGAAGGTCAGACAGAAGACGGATCTTCGGTCTTGGAACACAGTGAGCAGCGACCAGAGAGCCAGTTGGATGAGGACATTGTTGGGGCTCGGTCTGGTCATGGGGAAGATGGTTTACAATACAGTGATGAGCCCACCTCTGAAACAGAGGGACAAGAGAAGGAAGTGAAGGCCGAAAGGGAGGAAATAGACGACAATGAGGCAGCAGACATCAGCCTGAAGTTGGACACAAGTGACCTAGCCTTGAGCAATATTGGTTACAAAGGAGATTTAGATGGAACAATTTTATCAAGCAAGGCCACTGCAGGTTTGACAAATCTTGAGCTAAAAACTGATTTTGATAACGATGATGAAACAGACAACGCGGATGCAAGTGAAGTTGAAAACCAGGGCAATAAGGATCCTGAAAGACTGAACGCATACAATGAGACAGACGATCCACCAGAAGACGCCATTGATGATGAGAAGCGAGAAATCAGTCGAGGGGTCATAGACGACGCACAAGGACAGTTCAGCGTGATGGAAGAGGGGCTTCCTTCTGAATTCGATGATGGTAACGCTGGAATAAAATCGAACAAATCCGAATCGGAAAAAGGACAGGAAGAAGTGGCTGAGGTGATGGCAGTAGAGGAGAATCCGATGGAGATGAAGGAAATAGCTCTGGCACCTGTGGAGCCACAGCCTGAGGACACtatggaggagatagaggacgCAGTGGTGATGCCGCGGACCAGCGGGGCAGAAGACCGGGCTGAAGAGGTAGTGATTGATGAACAAGGACAAGGAAGGAGCAATGGCGTGGGGGAGGGGTCCATAGAAAGCTTCCACCTCGGTGCAGGTCGGACACATGATGACGTCTACCAAGGGGACCAAAGGCCGCCGGAGACTGAGAATGACGTCGTGGATCAGGGGACCAAGGATGAGGACAAGGTAACCTCACTTCTTTATGGCTTTATTCCACATGGTGTTTTTCAGAtgatttctctctttctatag
- the LOC132475213 gene encoding neurogranin-like has protein sequence MDDYHISTHRRSGLSLTSGALCRRGECSRPQEEEEDIMDIPLDDPEANKAAAKIQAGFRGHMTRKKMKPEEKAEGEEVSTGEALGGSQGGTGQWCRG, from the exons ATGGATGACTACCACATATCCACCC ACAGGAGGTCAGGGCTAAGCCTGACGTCTGGCGCTCTGTGCAGGAGGGGGGAGTGCAGCAgaccccaggaggaggaggaggacatcatGGACATCCCCCTCGACGACCCTGAAGCCAACAAGGCCGCCGCCAAAATCCAGGCCGGCTTCCGCGGCCACATGACCCGCAAGAAGATGAAGCCGGAGGAGAAGGCcgaaggggaggaggtgagcaCTGGGGAGGCACTCGGCGGCAGCCAGGGGGGCACAGGTCAGTGGTGTAGAGGCTAA